AGGCGGCGAACCACAGCCCCGCCGACACGGCGAGCGACAGCGCGAGTGACACGGGGAACAGCGCGAGCTCCCAGCGCAGCGGCGGCAGCAGCCCGTACACGAGCCAGCCCGCCGCGAACACGGCTGGCGCGCGAGTCAAGAGATAGTAGAGCCCCGTGCCGTACCGCTCGGCCAGCTCGCGCCCGTAGAGAGTCACGGGCCGGAGCAGGTCCGAGACGATCTCACCGGTGCGGATGCGCTCGCCCAGGTTGAAGCGCCAGTCGGGGAAGATCCCGATCACCATCAAGAGTGATTCCGACGCGGCGAAGTACAGCACGGCGTCCTGCGGCCGCCAGCCGGCCGCGTCGCCGCGCGCCCGGAAGAACGCGAGCAGCACCTGCGCGTGGACCAGGAGGAAGAAGAAGTTCACGGCCACGCCGGTCCAGTTGGCCAGCCGGTAAGTCGCGCGCCGCTGGAACGCGAGCCGCGCGAACTGGAGGTAAGGGCGCAGCGATCCCATCGGGCCCCTCCGCGCGTCGACCGCCCGCCGGCGGTCGAACCGGGCGGGGATGGTTAGCGGATCCCCGGTATCCTGCAACCGGCGATGCCCGCGAACGAGCTCTCGCGCGAGTGGTACGAGACCTTTCTCGACCCCATCCCGGCCGAGCTGACCGAGTCCGAGGTGGCCTGGATCGAGCGCCAGGCGCCGCCCGGGCAGTTCCCGCGGGTGCTCGACGTGTGCTGCGGACCCGGCCGGCACACCGCCGCGCTCGCGCTGCGGGGCTACCAGGTGCTGGGCGTGGACGCGAACGGCGACGCGCTGGCTCGCGCCGTCCTTTCCGCGCCGCGCGCTGCCGCCTTCCGCCGGCTGGACATGCGCTCACTCGACTCACTGGCCGAGTCGTTCGATCTGATCACGAACCTGTGGCACAGCTTCGGCTACTTCGACGACGCCGGAAATGCCGACGTGCTGCGCCAGATGGGCGCGCGCCTGCGGGTGGGCGGGCGGCTTTTGATCGACCTGTACAACCGCGACCACATCGCGACGCTGCCGCTGGTGGAGAGCTACGAACGCGGCGGCCGGCGCGTGGCGAGCCGCCGCTCGTGGGA
The Myxococcota bacterium genome window above contains:
- a CDS encoding ABC-2 family transporter protein — encoded protein: MGSLRPYLQFARLAFQRRATYRLANWTGVAVNFFFLLVHAQVLLAFFRARGDAAGWRPQDAVLYFAASESLLMVIGIFPDWRFNLGERIRTGEIVSDLLRPVTLYGRELAERYGTGLYYLLTRAPAVFAAGWLVYGLLPPLRWELALFPVSLALSLAVSAGLWFAACSSAFWRESSNAELSAIVFVNSFLGGVFVPLDFYPETLRWLADALPFRATLYTPVALLAGRLSGGALAFGLLHQVVWAAALATLGRLLETRGLRRLVTQGG
- a CDS encoding class I SAM-dependent methyltransferase, whose product is MPANELSREWYETFLDPIPAELTESEVAWIERQAPPGQFPRVLDVCCGPGRHTAALALRGYQVLGVDANGDALARAVLSAPRAAAFRRLDMRSLDSLAESFDLITNLWHSFGYFDDAGNADVLRQMGARLRVGGRLLIDLYNRDHIATLPLVESYERGGRRVASRRSWDGPRHRVELEYEGGGRDEVEFRLYDPAEFAALARGAGLGPKLACAWFRESLVPSAEHARMQFVLAPEP